One window of the Nicotiana tabacum cultivar K326 chromosome 4, ASM71507v2, whole genome shotgun sequence genome contains the following:
- the LOC107771913 gene encoding surfeit locus protein 1-like, producing MAASISKALTRNLLRRSGDTTRELQLRFCSAATSAAAISAPETQPSEKNGPSRLSKLLLFVPGVITFGLGTWQIIRRQEKIEMLEYRQNRLRMDPLNCNEVSPSSENVDALEFRRVLCSGVFDEKRSIFIGPRSRSISGVTENGYYVITPLLPLENDPKSVQSPILVNRGWVPRNWRDKSLEVAGADDQPSSIAPPSQESAKSSWWMFGSKKKKVEEDQVPTVKPTEVIGVVRGSEKPSIFVPANDPSSFQWFYVDVPAIARACGLPENTLYIEDINDNVDPSNPYPLPKDTNTLVRSSVMPQQHLNYTLTWYSLSAAVTFMAFKRLKSKKSRR from the exons ATGGCAGCTTCCATCTCTAAAGCCCTAACCAGAAATCTTCTCCGGCGAAGTGGTGACACTACACGAGAATTGCAACTTCGGTTCTGCTCCGCCGCCACGTCAGCTGCAGCCATCTCTGCCCCTGAAACTCAACCGTCAG AGAAAAATGGACCTTCAAGATTGTCAAAGTTACTGCTTTTCGTACCTGGGGTTATCACCTTTGGCCTTGGCACGTGGCAAATCATCAGAAGGCAAGAAAAG ATTGAAATGCTTGAGTATAGACAAAATAGATTGCGAATGGATCCTCTAAACTGCAATGAGGTTTCCCCTTCTAGTGAAAATGTGGATGCTTTGGAGTTCCGCAGGGTACTTTGTAGTGGAGTGTTTGATGAGAAAAGGTCCATTTTTATAGGGCCCCGCTCCAGAAGCATTTCAGGAGTGACTGAAAATGGCTATTATGTTATTACTCCTCTCCTGCCTTTGGAAAATGATCCTAAGAG TGTGCAGTCACCAATTCTTGTCAATAGGGGATGGGTCCCACGGAATTGGAGAGACAAGTCTTTGGAAGTGGCTGGGGCTGATGACCAGCCTTCAAGTATTGCGCCCCCGTCTCAAGAGAGTGCAAAGAGCTCCTGGTGGATGTTTGGatcaaaaaagaagaaagtaGAAGAG GATCAAGTTCCAACTGTTAAGCCCACAGAAGTGATTGGAGTTGTTAGAGGAAGTGAGAAGCCCAGTATATTTGTTCCAGCAAATGATCCCAGTTCGTTCCAGTGGTTCTACGTTGATGTTCCAGCCATTGCCCGTGCTTGTGGACTCCCTGAGAACACACTCTACATTGAAGACATCAATGATAATGTCGACCCAAGCAATCCCTATCCACTTCCAAAGGATACAAACACATTGGTTCGAAGTTCTGTAATGCCGCAACAGCATCTTAACTATACATTGACATG GTATTCTCTATCAGCTGCAGTAACTTTTATGGCTTTTAAGAGGCTAAAGTCAAAGAAAAGCCGGAGATAG
- the LOC107771912 gene encoding uncharacterized protein LOC107771912 isoform X2, which produces MVLVTGDRYLDSLVKFVENNVESLIEGTLVLKLNPIGLHYVHSRLEALLELESLLSGAPVDYLRAYVSDLGDHRALEKLRRILRLLTSLKVVSVLPPPARDPTPLSLLPFGRLKVLELRGCDLSTSAARGLLELRHTLEKLICHNSTDALRHIFASRIADIKNSPHWNKLSFISCARNGLVLMDESLQLLPAVETLDLSRNKFAKVDNLRKCTKLKHLDLGFNHLRNVASFIEVSCHIVKLVLRNNALTTLRGIENLKSLQGLDISYNIISNFLEMEILDGLSSLQSLWLEGNPLCYARWYRAQVFSFFSNPEKMELDEKKICTSELWQRQIIIASRQKRPASFGFYSPARDGAKIEGSINTKRKKLSRVASIETEEQNTSICSDIESVSLDIDNQSKEENALSDEEAEIVELMNRIENMKKERSDVWLQEFKDWINDSSDNFVGLARGKETVSSNHRDDELKTQTREKQLGETSKYLSDSMLASRDDSSTNILESDNSFAEMSANINMLQYPNQIGEAASKIFRNNTGESVEITRSRIQDSFRPINNEVLLHPTTMLPQSGSFSIQRRVKMSAKINIPPLTDTDNILDSQSSLASTGSPPHYKEDILHRRQNLEEEFLQLSAESFSVASSDSDTSCSDDEYPELTSMSLVDQSPINNFSERTVDSCSPVHLHMDVSHEKLYPIRINCRFPTSLGVEGNSNCMVVRASDASSSQGHFSTDRQGVESELVMTQDVNWLEKKKRRRKPARRIISLCEENEDDETAEAKKSDVDINGFREGVGIEAQFTSERASCQSAMRITLDSCGRQIHAKSNPSLWAPENLIKNYFSKKAAESGVDESCQRYIICNCFLEERSQCIESEVAVTLSSEHKLHVLLLENSCDGSEGSSFKLVGCHGVEQKRKIFVGLGLHIIRLCFECETTYIFVTRSIDISRELLSILVSADSRMVENNFSLQSLEQVQADLFERHVCGGLKMSILQYAMVMFWCNSSKEDPWLGRSLFVLERHLLLCMEDVTLIGSLSESVSCSSYFSLDSCCPIVGVSEVVIEMTDCYCVTLTLGGVMSEFPLTLKEGKVVEDTKLVKRKPVLGPQKWKLKWFSEESLFNFLALLKALHGEATTNPLVYRHSTK; this is translated from the exons ATGGTGCTTGTAACCGGAGATAGATACTTAGATTCACTTGTAAAATTCGTCGAAAACAATGTGGAATCATTGATCGAAGGGACTTTGGTGCTTAAATTGAATCCAATTGGGCTTCATTACGTGCACTCTAGGCTCGAAGCCTTATTGGAGCTTGAGAGTCTTCTTTCAGGAGCCCCTGTAGATTATTTGCGTGCTTACGTGTCCGATTTAGGTGACCACCGTGCGCTCGAGAAGCTTCGCCGGATTCTTCGCCTTCTTACATCGCTTAAGGTTGTCTCTGTGCTGCCGCCTCCTGCCCGGGACCCGACGCCGTTGTCTCTTTTGCCGTTTGGTAGACTTAAAGTTTTGGAACTTAGAGGATGTGATCTGTCAACTTCTGCGGCTAGAGGACTATTGGAATTAAGGCACACTTTAGAGAAATTAATATGTCATAATTCAACT GATGCTCTTAGGCATATATTTGCTAGTAGAATTGCTGATATAAAGAATTCTCCACACTGGAATAAGCTGTCATTTATTTCATGTGCTCGTAATGGCTTGGTACTGATGGATGAGTCATTGCAACTTCTTCCTGCTGTTGAAACTCTTGATTTGAGCAGAAATAAGTTTGCCAAAGTGGATAATCTGCGCAAATGCACCAAGTTGAAGCATCTGGATCTGGGGTTTAATCACCTGAGAAATGTTGCATCCTTTATTGAG GTCTCATGTCACATTGTTAAGCTTGTGTTGAGGAACAATGCTCTAACAACATTGCgtggaattgaaaatttgaagtcaCTTCAAGGGCTTGATATTTCATACAATATAATCTCCAATTTCTTAGAGATGGAAATTCTTGATGGCCTGTCATCTCTTCAAAGCTTGTGGCTAGAGGGGAATCCTCTGTGCTATGCTCGTTGGTATAGAGCTCAAGTGTTCAGTTTCTTTTCAAATCCAGAGAAG ATGGAGCTAGATGAAAAGAAAATCTGTACAAGTGAGTTATGGCAGCGGCAAATTATCATTGCCAGCAGGCAAAAGCGGCCTGCTAGCTTTGGATTTTATTCACCGGCAAGAGATGGGGCCAAAATAGAAGGAAGTATTAATACAAAAAGG AAGAAGCTCTCACGTGTTGCTAGTATCGAGACGGAAGAACAGAATACTTCTATTTGTTCTGATATAGAATCTGTGTCTCTTGATATCGACAACCAAAGCAAGGAGGAGAATGCCCTTTCTGATGAGGAAGCTGAAATAGTTGAGTTGATGAACCGTATCGAGAATATGAAGAAGGAAAGATCTGATGTATGGCTGCAGGAGTTCAAAGATTGGATAAATGACTCTTCTGACAATTTTGTTGGTCTTGCTAGAGGCAAAGAGACTGTTTCCAGTAACCACAGAGATGACGAACTTAAGACACAGACTAGAGAAAAACAGCTCGGAGAGACCTCAAAATATTTATCCGACTCTATGCTGGCTTCTAGAGATGACAGCAGCACAAATATACTAGAATCTGACAACTCATTTGCAGAGATGTCTGCTAATATCAATATGCTTCAGTACCCCAACCAAATTGGTGAAGCAGCTTCCAAAATCTTCCGCAATAACACAGGAGAGTCCGTTGAGATTACTAGAAGCCGAATTCAGGATAGTTTTAGACCTATAAATAATGAAGTGCTTCTACATCCAACTACGATGCTCCCACAATCTGGATCCTTCTCAATTCAAAGACGTGTTAAAATGAGTGCCAAGATCAATATTCCACCACTTACTGATACTGATAATATTTTGGATTCTCAATCATCCTTGGCTAGCACAGGATCACCTCCTCATTACAAGGAGGATATCCTGCATCGACGCCAAAACTTGGAAGAAGAATTCCTGCAGCTGTCCGCTGAGTCCTTCTCAGTTGCATCTTCTGATAGTGATACGAGCTGCAGTGATGATGAATACCCTGAACTGACCTCAATGTCCCTGGTTGATCAATCTCCTATCAACAACTTCTCAGAGAGGACTGTGGATAGCTGCTCTCCAGTTCATCTGCATATGGATGTATCCCATGAAAAATTGTATCCAATAAGAATAAATTGTAGATTCCCAACAAGTTTAGGCGTTGAAGGAAACTCTAACTGCATGGTGGTCAGAGCATCAGATGCTTCCTCCTCGCAAGGGCATTTTTCTACCGACAGACAAGGTGTTGAAAGTGAACTAGTTATGACGCAGGACGTCAATTGGTTGGAGAAGAAAAAGCGTCGGAGGAAACCTGCTAGGAGAATAATCTCATTGTGCGAGGAAAATGAAGATGATGAGACAGCAGAAGCCAAAAAATCAGATGTAGATATAAATGGTTTTCGAGAAGGTGTGGGGATTGAAGCACAGTTTACTTCAGAGAGAGCTTCCTGCCAAAGTGCGATGAGAATAACCCTTGATAGTTGTGGCAGGCAAATTCATGCCAAGAGCAACCCATCATTATGGGCGCCGGAAAatctaattaagaattattttagcaaaaaggctGCAGAATCTGGAGTTGATGAATCTTGTCAGAGATACATTATATGCAACTGTTTTCTAGAGGAAAGATCTCAGTGCATTGAAAG TGAAGTTGCTGTCACCTTGAGCAGCGAGCATAAGTTACATGTGCTACTCCTTGAAAACTCATGTGATGGGTCAG AAGGTTCAAGCTTTAAATTAGTTGGTTGTCATGGTGTTGAACAGAAGAGAAAGATTTTTGTAGGTTTGGGACTCCACATTATAAG ACTGTGCTTCGAATGTGAAACAACCTACATCTTTGTGACCAGAAGCATAGACATTTCCAGAGAACTTTTATCTATATTGGTGTCTGCTGATTCACGTATGGTGGAAAATAATTTTTCTCTGCAAAG TTTGGAGCAGGTTCAGGCTGATCTGTTTGAAAGGCATGTTTGTGGAGGTTTAAAGATGAGCATCCTTCAGTATGCAATGGTGATGTTCTGGTGCAACAGTTCTAAAG AGGATCCATGGCTGGGGAGATCACTATTTGTGCTTGAAAGGCATTTGCTTCTGTGCATGGAAGACGTAACCCTAATTGGGTCCCTTTCGGAGAGTGTATCTTGCTCTTCCTACTTCTCGTTGGACTCTTGTTGTCCCATTGTCGGCGTGTCTGAAGtg GTAATTGAAATGACAGACTGCTATTGTGTGACCCTGACTTTGGGAGGTGTCATGTCAGAGTTCCCTCTTACATTGAAGGAGGGCAAGGTAGTCGAGGATACGAAGCTCGTAAAGAGAAAACCTGTCTTGGGTCCCCAGAAATGGAAGCTCAAGTGGTTTTCAGAAGAAAGTCTCTTCAACTTTTTGGCTTTATTGAAAGCATTACATGGTGAAGCAACCACAAATCCCCTTGTATATCGCCATTCGACGAAGTAG
- the LOC107771914 gene encoding premnaspirodiene oxygenase, translating into METQHFPFIFISLLIFLSFIFRFVLIRKNSRIVTKRLPPGPWSLPLIGNLHQLMNGRLPIHHTLRSLSQRYGPIFHLCLGEISIIVVSSPEMAKEIMKTQDLRFATRPEFMSGDIIFYNYTDIGTCPYGEYWRNMRKVCVLELLSAKMVKSFNSIRQEEMSSLISSINSTPDDSLINLSDKMFWFTSSVTCRSAFGKVIHDQDKLIMLVKDVTLLAGGFDLADLFPSRKWLHEISGLKSKMLKVHTKIDVILENIINEHRNNRKIGKKGNGESGGEDLIDVLLRVMESGELGTPITNKNIKGVIFDMFLAGAETSSTTIIWALAEMIRNPNVMAKAQLEVREVLKGKRTFEDSDIEELKYLKLVIKETLRLHPPIPLLLPRECREETKIEQYTIPIKTRVLVNAWAIGRDTRYWHDSESFIPERFENNSIDFKGNHFEFIPFGAGRRMCPGLLFGLVNVGHPLAQLLYHFDWKTLPGISSDSFDMTETDGVTAGRKDDLCLIATPFGLN; encoded by the exons CTTGATATTCCTTTCTTTCATCTTTCGATTTGTTCTGATACGGAAGAATTCAAGAATCGTTACCAAAAGATTGCCTCCAGGGCCATGGAGTCTACCTTTAATCGGGAACTTGCACCAATTAATGAATGGTCGCCTTCCAATACATCATACTCTCAGAAGTCTATCGCAAAGATATGGACCGATCTTTCACTTATGTCTTGGCGAAATATCGATTATTGTTGTATCTTCACCTGAGATGGCAAAAGAAATTATGAAAACTCAAGACCTTCGCTTTGCTACTAGGCCTGAATTTATGTCTGGAGATATTATTTTCTACAATTATACAGACATTGGAACTTGTCCATATGGTGAATACTGGAGAAATATGCGCAAAGTGTGTGTCCTGGAACTTCTTAGTGCAAAGATGGTCAAGTCATTTAATTCAATTCGACAAGAAGAGATGTCAAGTCTCATTTCATCGATTAATTCAACTCCTGATGACTCATTGATCAACTTATCAGACAAAATGTTTTGGTTTACAAGTTCTGTAACTTGTAGATCAGCTTTCGGGAAAGTGATTCATGATCAAGATAAGTTGATAATGTTGGTGAAAGACGTAACATTATTAGCTGGTGGATTTGACTTGGCTGATTTGTTCCCTTCCCGAAAATGGCTTCACGAGATCAGTGGATTGAAGTCCAAAATGTTGAAAGTTCACACAAAAATAGATGTAATTTTGGAGAATATCATTAATGAGCATCGGAATAATCGAAAAATTGGTAAGAAGGGCAATGGTGAGTCTGGAGGTGAAGATTTGATAGATGTTCTACTACGAGTCATGGAGAGTGGCGAATTGGGAACTCCAATCACAAATAAGAATATCAAAGGTGTTATTTTC GACATGTTCTTAGCAGGAGCAGAAACCTCATCTACAACAATTATTTGGGCATTGGCTGAAATGATAAGAAATCCAAATGTTATGGCTAAAGCACAACTTGAAGTTAGAGAAGTCCTAAAAGGAAAGAGAACATTTGAGGATTCTGATATAGAAGAGTTGAAGTATCTAAAATTAGTGATTAAAGAAACATTAAGGTTGCACCCTCCTATTCCTCTATTACTCCCAAGAGAATGCAGAGAAGAAACAAAAATTGAACAATACACAATACCTATCAAAACTAGAGTCCTAGTGAATGCTTGGGCCATTGGAAGAGATACTAGATATTGGCATGATTCAGAAAGTTTTATACCTGAGAGATTTGAGAATAATTCTATTGATTTCAAAGGAAATCACTTTGAATTTATTCCGTTTGGTGCAGGACGAAGAATGTGTCCAGGTTTATTATTCGGTTTAGTTAATGTAGGACATCCTTTAGCTCAATTGCTTTATCACTTCGATTGGAAGACTCTTCCTGGGATAAGTTCAGATAGTTTCGACATGACTGAAACAGATGGAGTAACTGCCGGAAGAAAGGATGATCTTTGTTTAATTGCTACTCCTTTTGGTCTCAATTAA
- the LOC107771912 gene encoding uncharacterized protein LOC107771912 isoform X1 yields the protein MVLVTGDRYLDSLVKFVENNVESLIEGTLVLKLNPIGLHYVHSRLEALLELESLLSGAPVDYLRAYVSDLGDHRALEKLRRILRLLTSLKVVSVLPPPARDPTPLSLLPFGRLKVLELRGCDLSTSAARGLLELRHTLEKLICHNSTDALRHIFASRIADIKNSPHWNKLSFISCARNGLVLMDESLQLLPAVETLDLSRNKFAKVDNLRKCTKLKHLDLGFNHLRNVASFIEVSCHIVKLVLRNNALTTLRGIENLKSLQGLDISYNIISNFLEMEILDGLSSLQSLWLEGNPLCYARWYRAQVFSFFSNPEKMELDEKKICTSELWQRQIIIASRQKRPASFGFYSPARDGAKIEGSINTKRKKLSRVASIETEEQNTSICSDIESVSLDIDNQSKEENALSDEEAEIVELMNRIENMKKERSDVWLQEFKDWINDSSDNFVGLARGKETVSSNHRDDELKTQTREKQLGETSKYLSDSMLASRDDSSTNILESDNSFAEMSANINMLQYPNQIGEAASKIFRNNTGESVEITRSRIQDSFRPINNEVLLHPTTMLPQSGSFSIQRRVKMSAKINIPPLTDTDNILDSQSSLASTGSPPHYKEDILHRRQNLEEEFLQLSAESFSVASSDSDTSCSDDEYPELTSMSLVDQSPINNFSERTVDSCSPVHLHMDVSHEKLYPIRINCRFPTSLGVEGNSNCMVVRASDASSSQGHFSTDRQGVESELVMTQDVNWLEKKKRRRKPARRIISLCEENEDDETAEAKKSDVDINGFREGVGIEAQFTSERASCQSAMRITLDSCGRQIHAKSNPSLWAPENLIKNYFSKKAAESGVDESCQRYIICNCFLEERSQCIESEVAVTLSSEHKLHVLLLENSCDGSGSSFKLVGCHGVEQKRKIFVGLGLHIIRLCFECETTYIFVTRSIDISRELLSILVSADSRMVENNFSLQSLEQVQADLFERHVCGGLKMSILQYAMVMFWCNSSKEDPWLGRSLFVLERHLLLCMEDVTLIGSLSESVSCSSYFSLDSCCPIVGVSEVVIEMTDCYCVTLTLGGVMSEFPLTLKEGKVVEDTKLVKRKPVLGPQKWKLKWFSEESLFNFLALLKALHGEATTNPLVYRHSTK from the exons ATGGTGCTTGTAACCGGAGATAGATACTTAGATTCACTTGTAAAATTCGTCGAAAACAATGTGGAATCATTGATCGAAGGGACTTTGGTGCTTAAATTGAATCCAATTGGGCTTCATTACGTGCACTCTAGGCTCGAAGCCTTATTGGAGCTTGAGAGTCTTCTTTCAGGAGCCCCTGTAGATTATTTGCGTGCTTACGTGTCCGATTTAGGTGACCACCGTGCGCTCGAGAAGCTTCGCCGGATTCTTCGCCTTCTTACATCGCTTAAGGTTGTCTCTGTGCTGCCGCCTCCTGCCCGGGACCCGACGCCGTTGTCTCTTTTGCCGTTTGGTAGACTTAAAGTTTTGGAACTTAGAGGATGTGATCTGTCAACTTCTGCGGCTAGAGGACTATTGGAATTAAGGCACACTTTAGAGAAATTAATATGTCATAATTCAACT GATGCTCTTAGGCATATATTTGCTAGTAGAATTGCTGATATAAAGAATTCTCCACACTGGAATAAGCTGTCATTTATTTCATGTGCTCGTAATGGCTTGGTACTGATGGATGAGTCATTGCAACTTCTTCCTGCTGTTGAAACTCTTGATTTGAGCAGAAATAAGTTTGCCAAAGTGGATAATCTGCGCAAATGCACCAAGTTGAAGCATCTGGATCTGGGGTTTAATCACCTGAGAAATGTTGCATCCTTTATTGAG GTCTCATGTCACATTGTTAAGCTTGTGTTGAGGAACAATGCTCTAACAACATTGCgtggaattgaaaatttgaagtcaCTTCAAGGGCTTGATATTTCATACAATATAATCTCCAATTTCTTAGAGATGGAAATTCTTGATGGCCTGTCATCTCTTCAAAGCTTGTGGCTAGAGGGGAATCCTCTGTGCTATGCTCGTTGGTATAGAGCTCAAGTGTTCAGTTTCTTTTCAAATCCAGAGAAG ATGGAGCTAGATGAAAAGAAAATCTGTACAAGTGAGTTATGGCAGCGGCAAATTATCATTGCCAGCAGGCAAAAGCGGCCTGCTAGCTTTGGATTTTATTCACCGGCAAGAGATGGGGCCAAAATAGAAGGAAGTATTAATACAAAAAGG AAGAAGCTCTCACGTGTTGCTAGTATCGAGACGGAAGAACAGAATACTTCTATTTGTTCTGATATAGAATCTGTGTCTCTTGATATCGACAACCAAAGCAAGGAGGAGAATGCCCTTTCTGATGAGGAAGCTGAAATAGTTGAGTTGATGAACCGTATCGAGAATATGAAGAAGGAAAGATCTGATGTATGGCTGCAGGAGTTCAAAGATTGGATAAATGACTCTTCTGACAATTTTGTTGGTCTTGCTAGAGGCAAAGAGACTGTTTCCAGTAACCACAGAGATGACGAACTTAAGACACAGACTAGAGAAAAACAGCTCGGAGAGACCTCAAAATATTTATCCGACTCTATGCTGGCTTCTAGAGATGACAGCAGCACAAATATACTAGAATCTGACAACTCATTTGCAGAGATGTCTGCTAATATCAATATGCTTCAGTACCCCAACCAAATTGGTGAAGCAGCTTCCAAAATCTTCCGCAATAACACAGGAGAGTCCGTTGAGATTACTAGAAGCCGAATTCAGGATAGTTTTAGACCTATAAATAATGAAGTGCTTCTACATCCAACTACGATGCTCCCACAATCTGGATCCTTCTCAATTCAAAGACGTGTTAAAATGAGTGCCAAGATCAATATTCCACCACTTACTGATACTGATAATATTTTGGATTCTCAATCATCCTTGGCTAGCACAGGATCACCTCCTCATTACAAGGAGGATATCCTGCATCGACGCCAAAACTTGGAAGAAGAATTCCTGCAGCTGTCCGCTGAGTCCTTCTCAGTTGCATCTTCTGATAGTGATACGAGCTGCAGTGATGATGAATACCCTGAACTGACCTCAATGTCCCTGGTTGATCAATCTCCTATCAACAACTTCTCAGAGAGGACTGTGGATAGCTGCTCTCCAGTTCATCTGCATATGGATGTATCCCATGAAAAATTGTATCCAATAAGAATAAATTGTAGATTCCCAACAAGTTTAGGCGTTGAAGGAAACTCTAACTGCATGGTGGTCAGAGCATCAGATGCTTCCTCCTCGCAAGGGCATTTTTCTACCGACAGACAAGGTGTTGAAAGTGAACTAGTTATGACGCAGGACGTCAATTGGTTGGAGAAGAAAAAGCGTCGGAGGAAACCTGCTAGGAGAATAATCTCATTGTGCGAGGAAAATGAAGATGATGAGACAGCAGAAGCCAAAAAATCAGATGTAGATATAAATGGTTTTCGAGAAGGTGTGGGGATTGAAGCACAGTTTACTTCAGAGAGAGCTTCCTGCCAAAGTGCGATGAGAATAACCCTTGATAGTTGTGGCAGGCAAATTCATGCCAAGAGCAACCCATCATTATGGGCGCCGGAAAatctaattaagaattattttagcaaaaaggctGCAGAATCTGGAGTTGATGAATCTTGTCAGAGATACATTATATGCAACTGTTTTCTAGAGGAAAGATCTCAGTGCATTGAAAG TGAAGTTGCTGTCACCTTGAGCAGCGAGCATAAGTTACATGTGCTACTCCTTGAAAACTCATGTGATGGGTCAG GTTCAAGCTTTAAATTAGTTGGTTGTCATGGTGTTGAACAGAAGAGAAAGATTTTTGTAGGTTTGGGACTCCACATTATAAG ACTGTGCTTCGAATGTGAAACAACCTACATCTTTGTGACCAGAAGCATAGACATTTCCAGAGAACTTTTATCTATATTGGTGTCTGCTGATTCACGTATGGTGGAAAATAATTTTTCTCTGCAAAG TTTGGAGCAGGTTCAGGCTGATCTGTTTGAAAGGCATGTTTGTGGAGGTTTAAAGATGAGCATCCTTCAGTATGCAATGGTGATGTTCTGGTGCAACAGTTCTAAAG AGGATCCATGGCTGGGGAGATCACTATTTGTGCTTGAAAGGCATTTGCTTCTGTGCATGGAAGACGTAACCCTAATTGGGTCCCTTTCGGAGAGTGTATCTTGCTCTTCCTACTTCTCGTTGGACTCTTGTTGTCCCATTGTCGGCGTGTCTGAAGtg GTAATTGAAATGACAGACTGCTATTGTGTGACCCTGACTTTGGGAGGTGTCATGTCAGAGTTCCCTCTTACATTGAAGGAGGGCAAGGTAGTCGAGGATACGAAGCTCGTAAAGAGAAAACCTGTCTTGGGTCCCCAGAAATGGAAGCTCAAGTGGTTTTCAGAAGAAAGTCTCTTCAACTTTTTGGCTTTATTGAAAGCATTACATGGTGAAGCAACCACAAATCCCCTTGTATATCGCCATTCGACGAAGTAG